GTCTCCATGTTCCCCTTTGACGACCTTGATGGTACCCGCCAGGAAAGGCCAGCGCTGGAGGGCCTGGTAAAACGCCCTGAATGTCTCGCGTTCGGTCTCGAGCCGCTGGACCGCGAAGTAGCTGACCCGAGGACAAGGGAAGGCAACGGCAATGTCGATGTAGTCCCGCGGCATATTGTTCTCAATAGGGGTGAGGTCCATGGAGATGACCTCGGGGTCGGTGATGTGGCTGTTGGTGTCGTCTGCGTTTCCATCACTGTCATTAGACTTTAGGCCTGGGCCGATATCGTCCAAGGGGGACCCATCCGCATCAAGGGGACTCTCTTCATCCCGCTTAGCCTCGGTGGTCGTCTCCATGCTGGATTCAGATGGCTGGACATCTTGCATAGCCTCATCCCACTCGTCCATGGcgggagaagatggctgaTGCATTACTCTCATCGGTAAGACCTTGTTCGCCGAGGCCGATTCAGATCTAGATCTAGGGCTTGAAGACATAGTTATGACTGTCAGTACTGATGCCATAGACGGTATAGATGAGTGATATTGTGTACGGGTAATGATGCCGCCCCGTGATGGAGGATTGAAGCTTACCTTGAGCTAACGTGCAAGCGCAATACGGAAGTTGCGGTGGCTATGTTTAGACCATGGAGATTATTAGATTCTTGAGGAAGGCGTTACCCATCAAGATTTGTTGTTGTCGACATTTTTTTCAGTGCAGTTGTGGTTGTTATGGACGATGTTAGCTTGCACTGGCAACACACTGCCAAAGCTACATCATGACGTTGTTGCGATAGGGCGAAAAGAGCTCGATCATAAATCTAATCATGGTACTAGAGGGGCCCAGTAAATAAGCCAGCATTCATATGCTTAAAATGTCTTGTTAATAGGTAGAGTCTTGTGAACGCTAATGCCTAACTTCTAGCTAATGTTAATATTGTTCAGAGTCACCCTCTATCGTCCCCATGACCACCTTTTGATATCCAATCTAGACTATTCACTGCTTTTTATCATTTCATAGATCCATCTCAAATCGCCTCTAACCAAGTTTTGCTTACCGCCTCTCAAGATTCGAGTGCAGCGTGTGCTGCCTCATCATAGAAACGCAGATGAGCGCCAGGATGGACATGCCCAGCAGCGTCAACCACACGCCCCTAAAAGCCTCCATGAAGGAGGCCATAACCCCATCATACCACCCCTCGGGCAGGTGCTTGAGCTCTTCGAGGTCATCCCGGATTCGGCTAATCTCGTCCGCGGCGCCGGGCTCGTTGCCGAACCGCTCCCACAGACGGGCCTTGAGGATGTTTTGGTAGACTGCGGAGCCAATGGTCACCCCCACAGTGCCACCGAGGCTTCGAGCAAGATCTGGAACATGGTTAGCGAGTCGTGCGTTGATTGCTGAGAAATTTTTCAGGCTTACAAGTTGCAGACGTAATCACGGCCTGTTGGGAGTGGTCCACGGCGGCAATGCAGGCAAGAAGTGTCGTCGTGAGCATGGAGCCGTAGCCAGAACCGACAAAGAAGAAAGCGGTCGCAGTCAGCCACGAGGGGCTATGCTCGTCCTGGACCGTGAAGAGGACGACTcccaggatgaggacgagcAGACCCGCAACGCCCAGCTTGGTGTATctccccgtcttcttcataATGTAGCCCGAAGAGAGCGAGCCAACAGAGATACCAACGGGTGAAGGCAGAAGCTGAACTCCAGACTGGGTGGCGCTGGCACCGCGCACTTGCAGGTAGAGCGGAACGTAGAAGATGCCCGCCATGACGACCATGCTGCAGACGAGGTTGCAGAGACAAGCAGCCAGTACAGTCCGTTCAAGAAGCAGTTTGACAGGGATAATAGGCTGCCGAGCTCTGCTCTCCCAAAGCAGGAACAGTCCAAAGGTGATGACGGCCAAAGGGATAGTCGTCAGCGGCAGGGGATGAATCCAGGGGACGAGATTGCCGCCAGAGTTGAGGCCCAGGAGTAGCAGCACCAGGAACGACGATGTAAGAAGAGCTCCTACAAAGTCGATGCGCGCGAGATACGACTTGTCCGACTGCTTCGGGGGCACCTTGACCAGGAACGCAACAGCAACGGCTGATAAGAGGACAGGAGGAACCTGGATCAAAAAGGCCAACCTCCAGCCCCAAGCGGTGTGGTCGTTGATGAAGCCGCCAAAGACGCCGCCCAACATAGCTCCAGAGCCATAGCAAATGTTGCCCAGGCCCTGGACAATACCTCGCTTGCGCAGCGGGACGAGATCCGAGCCCAGGAAAGTCGAGATACTCATCAATCCACCGCCTCCGATACCCGCAACAACTCGTCCAAGAATCATAACAGACTCATCGCGTGCCAAACCGCAAATGAGGTTGCCGGCCGCGAAAAAGATGTTGCTAAAGACCAGGCCAGGTCCGCGGCCAAAGATGTCGGTAAGGCGACCAGAGATTGGCTGGCACGCGGCATTGGAGATTAGATAGGCGGTTGCCAGCCACGAAAGCAGACTGAGGGAGTGGAACTCGCTCGAGATGGGACCCGAGAGAGTCGCGATGATGGTCGAGTCGATGGCGCCCAGGAAGACGCCAACCCACGCCGAGGAAAAGATGAGGGCCAGCTTTGCAAACGACACCTCCTCTGCGACAACCgtcgtctcctcctcctgtcCTTCAGGCACTCCTCGCTCAGTGACATTCCCCGGCGTCTCGCTGGCTGGCTCGGGACGTCTATCCTGAGGTTGATCCGTCGTCGACTTGAGCAGCGGTGTCCGCTCATCGCTAACCCGCTCGTCCTCGACGCGGGGCGAACTTCCACTCGCGTTCCCACGCATAATTTCACTGCCAAATTCACAAAAAGATGAAAGAAGTTGAGAGAAGAGTTGAACAATCGTGAAGGGCCGGAGACGGACATATGTGTTTATCTTCCGCTCGCGTGCTTATACCGGGGTATACTCGGCGAGTAGCGGCCTATCGGAAGCGGGGGAAGAATGTAGATCTGTCAGCAGCCAATGACGTTGACGGTTTTCCGGTTCCACGTACAGGGTAGCTTGCACCGAAGACGGAGTTGGATACCTGCTATTGACTCCGGCTCCGCTTGTGAGGTGGTAATGAGGAATAATAAGGAGTATCGTGATTCGTATGAGCTGTTTCAGATTTTGGGGGAACTATTTTGCAGATACCAAATATCAACTTGTTCTCGACGTGACTTAAACAAGGTAAAGTACACTTAACTACCTCTGCCCGATTGTCCACCGCCAATATCTCATCTAGCACAGTCAGATCACAACGAACCAACACAACAACTTAAATTTCATTCCTGTTTCATTCCGTTCTATGAATACTCGTAATCTCATATACTAGACTAACTCGGGGTACTAGAACCGTCTTCATTCTAGTCTATCCGCGCCTCAAACCCAGGGTTGCAACTCCCTTTCGCGACTTTTTGGATAGTGTGCCATGGGCAATAAAAGTGCTCCAAAGTTAGATATAAATGCAACGCTATGCAGAATCCCATATCGTCTTGTGTGTGTCTTGAAAACCCCTCAAACCATCTTCACTCATAGCGAGTTCTCAATCTCCATGATCTCACGGACACCCTCCTCGATCGCCTTGGTCTGCTCAGGAGACAGCCTCTTGAGGGGCCGTCGGGGGTATCCGCCGTAGCCAAAGTAGCTCTGGATGGCCGACTTGGTGCCGGCGATGGCAGCCTTGGTGAGCACCCAGTCACCCTTGGacagcttcttctggagagcctcggcctcttccCGCTTGCCCTTGACGTACAGGTCCCAGACGTGCACGCATGTCTTGGGCATTACGTTGGCGCCGCCAGCAATGATTCCGCTGCCGCCACTGACGAGAGTTTGGATGGTGAAGTCGGCGATACCACCAAAGGCCATGTAGCCAGAGCCTTCGCTGAAGGGAGTCTTGGCGTCCTTTGCGCCCGCCACTCGGGTGAGCTTGCCGGTGCTACCGCATGTGAACTTGGTGCCGATGATGTTGGGGTgcttggcgagcttgatgaggaaaTCGCTGTCCATGTCGACACCAGAGACGGCGCCAGGGTAGTTGTACaggatgatggggatggggcTGGCGTCGGCGAGGTCGATGAAGTAGTTgtagatggcctcctcgtccatctgGGCACGGTAGTAAGAGGGGGGAAGGACAAGAGTGTAGTCAGCGCCGGCAGCGTAGGCCAACTTGGACAACTCGATGGTGCCCCTGACGCTGCCCTCGGTGGCGCCAAAGACGATAGGGGTAGACTCGAAACCGGCCTCGTCCAAGGCTTCTCGGGTGGCCTGAGTGACAGCAACCTTTTCCTCGCGGGTGCAGTGGACGGCCTCGCCGTTGGAGCCCATGGTCACGAgaccagcaaggccagccttggccagtCGCACCGtgtgcttcttgatgacggGGATGTCGAGATCCTCAGTTTCGGGGTCGAAAAAGGTCATGACAGGGGCGTAAATACCCGTGGGAAGCGGGCGGCGAGGGCCAGTGTGGCCATTAGAGCCGTTTGTAGCACCGTTGGAAGTAGTCATGATGGCTGTGGGGGGGAGGATGAGTTGTGGGAtaggagatggagatgggagtTACAAATGAAACCAGAATACAAGACAACGCAAAAACACAGCACCAGGGGTAAAAAGGAAGGCGAGGGACTTTATAGAAACATCAAATGCAATACCGAGGCGAGGAGTGGTCTTCGGGAGCTAATGGCTGCGGCGTGCGTGAGGCTAAAGTTGGGGGTGGATTCGCTTCGGAAAAGTCAAGTGCGCAAGGAGTCGCGCGGGTATTGGCTCGATTATTTCCCCCAAGGACGTGACATTTTCGATGGAGCATGCAATGCAAGCCGAGGAGACATTTActttctcttccttggaCCTCTGAGCGGTAGTACGGCATTGAATTGCGCGACAATCTGTAAGAGAAACGACTGGAAGCGAGCTGTTGGTTAGCTGTTTCGCTTGCCACACGTCCTTGACCGGAGCATCCTTGCTAGACGGGCGAAACTAGACGAAACAGATGGTCATTGTAGAAACAGACGACCAATGCCATGTTGGCGCATAATCAAATTCCGTCTATAGCCTGGCCGCGGCCAAGGACTCGATCAGATTGAGGCGCATCACCAATCTGACCGGTGACCATCTTGGCTTGCGGGGGTTTGACCTATGAGGAGGAATGCGAGATCGGCACTTTCACAGATCAAGTGAACCGCATTCGGCAGAAGGTTGCTTCTCGACGCGAGATATCCCGTGGATGCATCCCTCATCGACAACCCAAGAGGCCGGCGAAGTCTTGCATCCCTGGACTAGTCCCGGCATGGGGAACCGGGCTGACGGGATGGGCGCGACGCTACTGAGACGACGATGCGGATTCTAGAGGGTCCCATGTTGGACATCCCACGCTCTGATGGTAGCCTCGTGCCGATTGCCTAgccaggaggagaagcttccCCCGGTCGAGGGCTACAGTGTGCGTGAGAGGCAAAGTGCATCATCGAGGCGAGCTGAGTTGAGCCGGAACTAGGGCGGACAAAGTCCCCCCTAATGAAGCATGGCCGGAAGAGTAACCGGTGCTGGGCGTGTGAATACGAATTAGATGCGTATAAgttgtggtggtgatgtaGAAACgttttggtgttgatgggggGTGGTGGGTTTCCATGGCGTTGGGTGGACGGGGAATTTTCGGCGGCGGCCCCCAAAGTTGTTCCACCAGTGAGAGGAGCGAGTTGATACTGTACAGGCGGGAGCAGATGATTCACGGATGGGTGGTTACAGGTGATAAATGGAGTCATGCAAGTGATTTTTGATCGAGAACCACTGTTTATCATGTATTTTCGTCTTTCATGTATCTGAAATGACTTGCAAGGGCGTTTAATGAGATATCATGACTGAACCTTTGAATGCGCCTCACACTGTGAAACCAAATCAACCGCTCTGTAATTGGCCGTCGGGTATTTCCAGGCAATGCGGGGGGAGCCAGGTACTTCCTTGCTGTGGGGGTGGGGGATGGGTCAATGTCAACCCCTCCCCCTCATGGGCTCTTTATTCGCTCGCTCCAAATGTTGCAGCCTGCGATGATCCTACAACATGCTCTGATGCTTTGGGGGtggctctctctctcactcgCTCGCTTTCTCTCACCTTGAACTGTCGATTTATTTCCCCGACGGATTTCTCACACCTCGTCGGAATAGCTACCTAGCTCGAAACTTGGGTTCCTGATCCTACTTTCCCCATCTGGTAATCATGACCGTTCCGTGAGCTTCACCCCGTGCTTCACTTTCATGCTTCACTCCAACTCCTCTGCTTGCTTCTCCACCCCCGACATCTATAGCCGTCTATCCGTCTGGGGGAGGATTATCACAAGCCATCAAACGACTCGCAAACCACATGATGCCATTCTTTTCCCCATCCCCCGGATCGTCCCAAATCGTAGATTTCCCCTTCCCCACTCAAAGCTCTCAAACATGAGCGCATACAACATCAGATTTTACCCGGGGGCCTGCCATCATGacttcccccctccccccatAGTTTGAAAGCACTCTCTGCCTCGGGATTGGGGGGATTTCTCGCCGGGCTCGATTTATCCTCCAATTGCCTTGACCCCTCACTTCGGTGGGAACCCCGAACCTGTAATTTGGTGTATATCGGAGACATGAGCGAAACATTCATATTCAACCTCATGTCCAGGTGAATTCCTGTTGATCATTCTTGCTGTGTATCAGAACATCTCCACCTGTTCGCCTAGAGCTTTAGTGAATTTTGCACCCGAGTTTGCTACAAGTACTTGCGAgtttttctttttgcttctttttgcTTGTCGCTTTGCTCTCATCATAGCTtctgcccctcccccgcctACCCCTCGTCATCGCCAACACCTCTCTTACGATACCTCTCTACACAACCCTCACATTCACCATGGAGCCTCTTAACGTGTTGATGGTGAGTTACACCCCAAATTCAACCGAATTGACCCAGTCTAACTGTTGCAGATCGGTACTGGCGAGTACACCACCGGCTTTGTCGGCGGCGGTGCCTCTGGCTCAGACAAGAAGGTCGGTGTTGTCGGCCTCAGTCTGTTTGACCTGCGACGTCGCGAAAAGGTCAACAAGCTGGGCATGGTCGGTGTCAATGGCAAGAAGTTCCCTGCCATCCGTATGTTCTTCCCTCAGCAGCTTCGTGTCATGATGACTAACACCCGTAGGCGAGCATCTTCACAAGAACATCACCCAAGTCTACAACAACCTCGACACCTCCTTCGACTCCTTCCCCGACAACAACTCTGTAGACCCCGATGCCTACAAGACCGCCATTGACGGCCTCAAGGCCGGtgatgccatcaccatcttcacccCGGACCCTACTCACTACCCCATCGCCCGCTATGCCATTGAGCGCGGCATCCACGTCATGATCACCAAGCCCGccgtcaagatcctcgagcAGCACCAGGAACTTGTCGAGCTGGCTCGCGAAAAGGGCGTTTACGTCTACGTCGAGCACCACAAGCGCTTCGACCCCGCTTACGCCGACGCCCGCGCAAAGGCCCAGACCCTCGGCGACTTCAACTACTTCTACAGCTACATGTCCCAGCCCAAGTCGCAGCTCGAGACCTTCAAGGCCTGGGCCGGAAAGGAGTCGGACATCTCCT
This genomic interval from Fusarium keratoplasticum isolate Fu6.1 chromosome 9, whole genome shotgun sequence contains the following:
- a CDS encoding GFO-IDH-MocA domain-containing protein yields the protein MEPLNVLMIGTGEYTTGFVGGGASGSDKKVGVVGLSLFDLRRREKVNKLGMVGVNGKKFPAIREHLHKNITQVYNNLDTSFDSFPDNNSVDPDAYKTAIDGLKAGDAITIFTPDPTHYPIARYAIERGIHVMITKPAVKILEQHQELVELAREKGVYVYVEHHKRFDPAYADARAKAQTLGDFNYFYSYMSQPKSQLETFKAWAGKESDISYYLNSHHIDICDSMVQERGYVPVSVTASSSKGVALDLGCDPATEDTISLLVTWLKKDDPSKRAVGVYTASWTAPQRAGVHSNQYFHYLAANGEIRVDQAKRGYDVADDSVGQLMWYNPFYMKYAPDEDGNFAGQTGYGYISMEKFVDGCRAVNSGKLTPADLDNKPLPTLKNTIATTAILEAGRRSIDEKREVKIVVEDGKWRLE